The DNA window TACAACTTATTTACATAATAAATAGCTTTAAAGTCGATACTGTCGTCAAGGTTTGGGCTCTTGGCAGGTCCAGCTTGTTCTTTCTGGGTGGTAAATAAAATCTCGCCTGGAAGGAAAACACACTGGGATTAGGTTACATGAGgtcagcaggttcacctccctACCTACCTGTCTGGACATAAGTCACTCATGTTCACTTCTTATTTGCATAAAATTAGTGCTAACTACCAGCTACTGCTTTAAACTGAATAACTATATgagaaaaaagttaattttgcaTCACTTTTATCAAATTCTTGCTCACCCATTCTTGTCTTATTGTGAGTGGATTAATTTACACGGTTTTAAGTGATGTACTCACTCTCTGCGGCGTAGTGCCCCATTTTCACGACAAAGCAGCCCCTCATCGCACGGACAAATCTGGTTTATGCTGAACGCCAGGCCGCCGTCAGGAACATAGCAGCTCTCGCCGTGGATCAGACGCCTCTTACACACCTGCTCACCGTGGTGTCGGGCACAGCACATGGATGCCTCGCAATCCCTGTCGAATTTACATCTGGCACCTGAATGAAGGAAAGAATATTCCAGGTTCAGGTGTTCCCTTTgcttttttgaaataaaaagttttaaaaaaggtaGAGGAAACAGGACTTTAATCTGTCCACTGTTGCATGCTTACCCTCTTGCCCGTTGGGAATGCTGCGGTGGCACTTCCCAAACATGCAGTTGAGTCCGCGGACACACTGGGCATCCCTCCGGCAGTAGTGGCCCTCCCCTCTCAACGGAACACAGAGACCAAAGTGTCGATCGCAGGAGAACCCCCGCCCACAGGCTCTGTCATGGTCACACA is part of the Antennarius striatus isolate MH-2024 chromosome 21, ASM4005453v1, whole genome shotgun sequence genome and encodes:
- the LOC137588059 gene encoding dickkopf-related protein 3-like, encoding MLGNLWMFCLCLCFSRVEAHIWAWMLNMPHNPPKEGAKALRESPPAARAITAVCDHDRACGRGFSCDRHFGLCVPLRGEGHYCRRDAQCVRGLNCMFGKCHRSIPNGQEGARCKFDRDCEASMCCARHHGEQVCKRRLIHGESCYVPDGGLAFSINQICPCDEGLLCRENGALRRRE